A single Hippocampus zosterae strain Florida chromosome 1, ASM2543408v3, whole genome shotgun sequence DNA region contains:
- the prps1b gene encoding ribose-phosphate pyrophosphokinase 1 isoform X3 translates to MTRTHGPYPCTQCCFSSRAPISAKLVANMLSVSGADHIITMDLHASQIQGFFDIPVDNLYAEPAVLKWIKENIPEWKNCTIVSPDAGGAKRVTSIADRLNVDFALIHKERKKANEVDRMVLVGDVTARVAILVDDMADTCGTICHAADKLISAGATKVYAILTHGIFSGPAISRINNACFEAVVVTNTIPQEEKMRHCPKIQVIDISMILAEAIRRTHNGESVSYLFSHVPL, encoded by the exons ATGACAAGAACCCACGGGCCATATCCATGCACTCAATGCTGCTTTTcg AGCCGCGCTCCCATCTCTGCCAAGTTGGTGGCCAACATGCTGTCCGTGTCAGGCGCTGACCACATCATCACGATGGACCTGCACGCCTCGCAAATACAG GGATTCTTTGACATCCCAGTTGACAACCTCTATGCAGAGCCTGCCGTGTTGAAGtggattaaagaaaacataccTGAGTGGAAGAACTGTACCATTGTGTCACCAGATGCTGGAGGAGCAAAGAG GGTCACCTCCATCGCTGACCGGTTAAATGTGGACTTTGCTCTTATTCATAAAGAGCGGAAAAAGGCAAACGAGGTTGACCGCATGGTTCTTGTCGGCGACGTGACTGCTCGAGTCGCCATCCTTGTGGATGACATGGCCGACACCTGTGGGACCATCTGCCACGCTGCCGACAA ATTGATTTCTGCCGGTGCCACCAAAGTATATGCCATCCTGACGCACGGCATCTTCTCTGGACCTGCAATCTCTCGCATCAATAATGCCTGCTTTGAAGCAGTTGTGGTCACGAACACAATACCTCAGGAGGAGAAAATGAGGCATTGTCCCAAAATACAG GTTATCGACATCTCCATGATCCTCGCGGAAGCCATTCGGAGAACCCACAATGGCGAGTCTGTGTCATACCTATTCAGCCACGTACCCTTGTAA
- the prps1b gene encoding ribose-phosphate pyrophosphokinase 1 isoform X2: MPNIKIFSGSSHPDLSQKIADRLGLELGKVVTKKFSNQETCVEIGESVRGEDVYIVQSGCGEINDNLMELLIMINACKIASASRVTAVIPCFPYARQDKKDKSRAPISAKLVANMLSVSGADHIITMDLHASQIQGFFDIPVDNLYAEPAVLKWIKENIPEWKNCTIVSPDAGGAKRVTSIADRLNVDFALIHKERKKANEVDRMVLVGDVTARVAILVDDMADTCGTICHAADKLISAGATKVYAILTHGIFSGPAISRINNACFEAVVVTNTIPQEEKMRHCPKIQVIDISMILAEAIRRTHNGESVSYLFSHVPL; the protein is encoded by the exons ATGCCAAACATCAAAATTTTCAGTGGTAGCTCACACCCAGACCTGTCTCAAAAGATAGCTGACCGCCTCGGTCTGGAGCTGGGGAAGGTGGTCACCAAAAAATTTAGTAACCAAGAAACATG CGTGGAGATAGGCGAGAGTGTACGAGGTGAAGATGTCTACATTGTCCAGAGTGGCTGCGGGGAGATCAACGACAACTTGATGGAGCTACTAATCATGATCAACGCCTGCAAGATTGCATCTGCCTCCAGAGTTACTGCCGTCATCCCTTGCTTTCCTTACGCCCGCCAGGACAAGAAGGACAAG AGCCGCGCTCCCATCTCTGCCAAGTTGGTGGCCAACATGCTGTCCGTGTCAGGCGCTGACCACATCATCACGATGGACCTGCACGCCTCGCAAATACAG GGATTCTTTGACATCCCAGTTGACAACCTCTATGCAGAGCCTGCCGTGTTGAAGtggattaaagaaaacataccTGAGTGGAAGAACTGTACCATTGTGTCACCAGATGCTGGAGGAGCAAAGAG GGTCACCTCCATCGCTGACCGGTTAAATGTGGACTTTGCTCTTATTCATAAAGAGCGGAAAAAGGCAAACGAGGTTGACCGCATGGTTCTTGTCGGCGACGTGACTGCTCGAGTCGCCATCCTTGTGGATGACATGGCCGACACCTGTGGGACCATCTGCCACGCTGCCGACAA ATTGATTTCTGCCGGTGCCACCAAAGTATATGCCATCCTGACGCACGGCATCTTCTCTGGACCTGCAATCTCTCGCATCAATAATGCCTGCTTTGAAGCAGTTGTGGTCACGAACACAATACCTCAGGAGGAGAAAATGAGGCATTGTCCCAAAATACAG GTTATCGACATCTCCATGATCCTCGCGGAAGCCATTCGGAGAACCCACAATGGCGAGTCTGTGTCATACCTATTCAGCCACGTACCCTTGTAA
- the prps1b gene encoding ribose-phosphate pyrophosphokinase 1 isoform X1, whose product MPNIKIFSGSSHPDLSQKIADRLGLELGKVVTKKFSNQETCVEIGESVRGEDVYIVQSGCGEINDNLMELLIMINACKIASASRVTAVIPCFPYARQDKKDKVGSRAPISAKLVANMLSVSGADHIITMDLHASQIQGFFDIPVDNLYAEPAVLKWIKENIPEWKNCTIVSPDAGGAKRVTSIADRLNVDFALIHKERKKANEVDRMVLVGDVTARVAILVDDMADTCGTICHAADKLISAGATKVYAILTHGIFSGPAISRINNACFEAVVVTNTIPQEEKMRHCPKIQVIDISMILAEAIRRTHNGESVSYLFSHVPL is encoded by the exons ATGCCAAACATCAAAATTTTCAGTGGTAGCTCACACCCAGACCTGTCTCAAAAGATAGCTGACCGCCTCGGTCTGGAGCTGGGGAAGGTGGTCACCAAAAAATTTAGTAACCAAGAAACATG CGTGGAGATAGGCGAGAGTGTACGAGGTGAAGATGTCTACATTGTCCAGAGTGGCTGCGGGGAGATCAACGACAACTTGATGGAGCTACTAATCATGATCAACGCCTGCAAGATTGCATCTGCCTCCAGAGTTACTGCCGTCATCCCTTGCTTTCCTTACGCCCGCCAGGACAAGAAGGACAAGGTGGGG AGCCGCGCTCCCATCTCTGCCAAGTTGGTGGCCAACATGCTGTCCGTGTCAGGCGCTGACCACATCATCACGATGGACCTGCACGCCTCGCAAATACAG GGATTCTTTGACATCCCAGTTGACAACCTCTATGCAGAGCCTGCCGTGTTGAAGtggattaaagaaaacataccTGAGTGGAAGAACTGTACCATTGTGTCACCAGATGCTGGAGGAGCAAAGAG GGTCACCTCCATCGCTGACCGGTTAAATGTGGACTTTGCTCTTATTCATAAAGAGCGGAAAAAGGCAAACGAGGTTGACCGCATGGTTCTTGTCGGCGACGTGACTGCTCGAGTCGCCATCCTTGTGGATGACATGGCCGACACCTGTGGGACCATCTGCCACGCTGCCGACAA ATTGATTTCTGCCGGTGCCACCAAAGTATATGCCATCCTGACGCACGGCATCTTCTCTGGACCTGCAATCTCTCGCATCAATAATGCCTGCTTTGAAGCAGTTGTGGTCACGAACACAATACCTCAGGAGGAGAAAATGAGGCATTGTCCCAAAATACAG GTTATCGACATCTCCATGATCCTCGCGGAAGCCATTCGGAGAACCCACAATGGCGAGTCTGTGTCATACCTATTCAGCCACGTACCCTTGTAA